Proteins encoded in a region of the Pigmentiphaga litoralis genome:
- a CDS encoding tripartite tricarboxylate transporter substrate binding protein BugE, which yields MKTNLFKLGLGTAAAAVMAVTLAPGLAQAQANFPNKPVRVIVPFAPGGTTDIVARLVSDKMGRELGQPFVVENRGGGGGAIGASEAARATADGYTLSIATVSTMAINPACNPKLGYDPIKDFQPITNLAYTANVVAVNPKFPAQDYKGFLEELKKNPGKYSYGSSGTCGILHFLGELFQVETGAQIVHIPYRGSGPAIADAMGGQVQILFDNLPSSMPHIQSGKLRAIAVSWKDRVDGLPNVPTFKELGLTAMNDPAWYGLLAPAGTPADVVKKLRDAAVKVLNDPAVKETLAKQGAAPAGNTPEEFRGEIQKEFDKAKNIVKARNIKLE from the coding sequence ATGAAAACCAATTTGTTCAAGCTTGGCCTTGGCACAGCCGCTGCGGCGGTGATGGCCGTGACGCTTGCCCCGGGCCTGGCCCAGGCACAGGCGAATTTCCCGAACAAACCGGTGCGCGTGATTGTTCCGTTTGCACCGGGTGGCACGACCGATATCGTTGCGCGCCTGGTCAGTGACAAGATGGGCCGCGAGCTGGGCCAGCCCTTCGTGGTGGAAAACCGCGGCGGTGGCGGCGGTGCCATTGGCGCCAGCGAAGCCGCGCGCGCCACGGCCGACGGCTACACGCTCAGCATTGCCACGGTGTCCACCATGGCCATCAACCCGGCGTGCAACCCCAAGCTGGGCTACGACCCGATCAAAGACTTCCAGCCCATTACCAACCTGGCATACACCGCAAACGTCGTGGCCGTGAACCCGAAGTTTCCGGCGCAGGACTACAAGGGCTTTCTTGAAGAACTGAAGAAGAATCCGGGCAAGTATTCGTACGGCAGCTCGGGCACCTGCGGCATTCTCCATTTCCTGGGCGAGCTGTTCCAGGTCGAGACCGGCGCCCAGATCGTGCATATTCCTTACCGCGGATCGGGTCCGGCCATTGCCGACGCCATGGGCGGCCAGGTGCAGATCCTGTTCGACAACCTGCCGTCGTCGATGCCGCACATCCAGAGCGGCAAGCTGCGCGCGATCGCCGTGTCGTGGAAGGACCGCGTCGATGGCCTGCCGAATGTGCCGACTTTCAAGGAACTGGGCCTGACGGCCATGAACGATCCGGCCTGGTATGGTCTGCTCGCCCCGGCCGGCACGCCGGCGGATGTCGTCAAGAAGCTGCGTGACGCCGCCGTCAAGGTGCTGAACGATCCGGCCGTGAAGGAAACGCTGGCCAAGCAGGGTGCGGCCCCCGCCGGCAACACGCCTGAAGAATTCCGCGGCGAAATCCAGAAGGAATTCGACAAGGCCAAGAACATCGTGAAGGCCCGCAACATCAAGCTGGAATGA
- a CDS encoding AEC family transporter, with product MHIALLVFPDFLLIAIGWLLRRKLHFSAEFFAGTERLVYYVLFPALLFQSIVRTPIQLETAATMIWAAAAMMLIGALLSWLAWPVLKPDGQAFASAVQCGFRFNSYIALALATRLAGEAGLSAMALLIGFSVPLANAMAVYALARHAKTNLFGELIRNPLLLSTVAGVLYNLAGFTLPGPLDALMSRLGSTAITLGILCVGAALALGGARDNLKLINWILVVRLLLLPLVALALGLLLPLTLVERQMLLLFGALPTASSAYVLAARMGGQGEIVALLISASTVLSVVTIPLWMQVLL from the coding sequence GTGCACATTGCCCTTCTGGTTTTCCCGGACTTTCTCCTGATTGCGATCGGCTGGTTACTGCGTAGAAAGCTACATTTCAGTGCCGAATTCTTTGCCGGGACCGAACGCCTCGTTTACTACGTGCTATTCCCGGCGCTGCTGTTCCAGTCGATCGTGCGCACGCCGATCCAGCTGGAAACGGCGGCGACCATGATCTGGGCGGCGGCCGCCATGATGCTGATCGGCGCCCTGCTCTCGTGGCTGGCCTGGCCGGTGCTCAAGCCCGATGGCCAGGCCTTTGCATCGGCGGTGCAGTGCGGCTTCCGGTTCAATTCCTATATTGCGCTGGCGCTGGCCACACGGTTGGCCGGCGAGGCGGGCCTGAGCGCCATGGCGCTGCTGATCGGCTTTTCGGTGCCATTGGCCAACGCGATGGCGGTGTACGCCTTGGCGCGGCACGCCAAGACCAATCTGTTCGGCGAACTGATCCGCAACCCGCTGCTGCTGTCGACCGTGGCGGGGGTGCTGTACAACCTGGCGGGCTTTACGCTGCCCGGGCCGCTGGATGCGCTGATGTCGCGCCTGGGATCGACGGCCATCACGCTGGGCATTCTGTGTGTGGGCGCGGCGCTGGCGCTGGGCGGCGCGCGCGACAACCTCAAGCTGATCAACTGGATATTGGTGGTGCGCCTGCTGCTGCTGCCGCTGGTCGCGTTGGCCTTGGGATTGCTGCTACCGCTGACGCTGGTCGAACGCCAGATGCTGCTGCTGTTCGGCGCCCTGCCGACGGCGTCCAGTGCCTACGTGCTGGCCGCAAGAATGGGCGGCCAGGGCGAAATCGTGGCGTTGCTGATTTCCGCCAGCACGGTGCTGTCTGTCGTGACTATTCCGCTGTGGATGCAGGTGCTGCTGTAG
- the queG gene encoding tRNA epoxyqueuosine(34) reductase QueG, which produces MVRRPARAALGYHRNMSSFSPSTPASTGPLDPAALVEQVRTWGRELGFGAVGIADLDLQDAGARLRQWVEAGMHGEMDYMERHLPVRLAPQELVPGARSAIMVRLDYAPAPGADLARRQQQALADGETAVMASYALGRDYHKVLRQKLQKLADRITDAIGPFGYRAFTDSAPLMEVELARKAGIGWRGKHTLLLSREGSWFFLGEILTDLPLPADDAREPHCGSCRRCITACPTQAIVAPYVLDARRCISYLTIELKGSIPEDLRPLIGTRVYGCDDCQTACPWNKYAQVSAEPDFAPRHGLEASSLIDLFAWTEAEFDQRTQGSAIRRVGHERWLRNIAVGLGNARPSPKVREALLTRTDHPSALVREHVQWALAALDRRERADKPVLATAAPASTAE; this is translated from the coding sequence ATGGTGCGCCGTCCCGCTCGGGCCGCGCTCGGCTACCATCGCAATATGTCATCGTTTTCTCCTTCTACCCCGGCGTCCACCGGGCCGCTCGATCCGGCCGCGCTGGTCGAACAGGTCCGCACATGGGGGCGGGAACTGGGTTTTGGCGCCGTCGGCATCGCGGATCTGGACCTGCAGGATGCCGGTGCCCGGCTGCGCCAGTGGGTCGAAGCCGGCATGCACGGCGAAATGGATTATATGGAGCGCCACCTGCCCGTGCGGCTGGCGCCCCAGGAACTCGTCCCCGGCGCCCGGTCGGCCATCATGGTCAGGCTGGACTATGCGCCGGCCCCGGGCGCCGACCTGGCGCGCCGTCAGCAGCAAGCGCTTGCTGACGGCGAAACCGCTGTCATGGCCAGTTACGCGCTGGGGCGGGATTACCACAAGGTGTTGCGTCAAAAGCTACAGAAACTGGCCGACCGCATCACCGACGCCATTGGGCCGTTCGGGTATCGGGCGTTTACGGACTCGGCCCCGCTGATGGAAGTCGAACTGGCCCGCAAGGCCGGCATCGGGTGGCGAGGCAAGCACACCCTGCTGTTGTCGCGCGAAGGCAGCTGGTTCTTTCTGGGGGAAATCCTGACGGATCTTCCCCTGCCTGCCGATGACGCCCGCGAGCCCCATTGCGGCAGTTGCCGGCGCTGCATCACCGCCTGTCCGACGCAGGCCATCGTGGCGCCGTATGTGCTGGACGCGCGGCGCTGCATTTCCTACCTGACCATCGAACTGAAGGGCAGCATTCCCGAAGACCTGCGGCCGCTGATCGGCACCCGGGTCTATGGCTGCGATGACTGCCAGACCGCCTGTCCGTGGAACAAGTACGCGCAAGTGTCGGCCGAACCGGACTTTGCGCCTCGTCACGGGCTGGAGGCCTCGTCGTTGATCGACCTGTTTGCGTGGACCGAAGCCGAGTTCGACCAGCGCACGCAAGGCAGCGCGATCCGGCGTGTCGGGCACGAACGGTGGCTACGTAATATTGCGGTCGGGCTGGGGAACGCACGGCCGTCGCCCAAAGTGCGCGAGGCACTGTTGACCCGCACGGATCACCCCAGCGCATTGGTGCGCGAACACGTGCAGTGGGCGCTTGCTGCGCTGGACCGGCGCGAACGGGCGGATAAGCCAGTGCTTGCTACAGCAGCACCTGCATCCACAGCGGAATAG
- the tsaE gene encoding tRNA (adenosine(37)-N6)-threonylcarbamoyltransferase complex ATPase subunit type 1 TsaE, whose protein sequence is MTPLVHTGYLPDETDTDTLAETLAPQVMTGGRIHLEGDLGAGKTAFARALLRKVGVTGRIKSPTFTLVEPYKVSNLYCYHFDFYRFTDPREWLDAGFRDALRDDALVLIEWAERAGNALPVPDLNVALAYEGAGRGVTLTAYTARGQAWLRHLFPDAAAP, encoded by the coding sequence ATGACGCCGCTCGTTCACACGGGCTATCTGCCCGACGAAACCGACACCGACACGCTGGCCGAAACGCTGGCCCCACAGGTCATGACCGGCGGCCGGATTCACCTGGAAGGCGACCTGGGGGCGGGCAAGACGGCGTTTGCCCGGGCACTGTTGCGCAAAGTGGGCGTTACAGGTCGAATCAAAAGTCCCACCTTCACGCTAGTTGAACCTTACAAAGTTTCGAACTTATACTGCTATCACTTTGATTTTTATCGATTTACCGACCCACGCGAGTGGCTCGACGCCGGATTCCGCGATGCCCTGCGCGATGACGCCCTAGTGCTCATCGAATGGGCAGAGCGTGCGGGCAACGCACTTCCGGTCCCGGACCTGAATGTCGCGTTGGCGTATGAAGGCGCAGGACGCGGTGTGACGCTGACGGCGTACACCGCACGAGGGCAGGCATGGCTGAGACACCTATTTCCCGACGCCGCGGCGCCTTGA
- a CDS encoding N-acetylmuramoyl-L-alanine amidase — protein sequence MSRRRLVAGLAATLFVPLIPTAARAATLLAVRLWPAPDYTRVTLELDTELKTEHFVLANPHRLVVDIEGVGMNATLRELVSKVRPDDPFISALRAGQNRPNVVRLVMDLKQETAPQVFTLKPVGDYHHRLVLDLYPKIERDPLLALADKETDDPMARILKNIGKDPDGDGMKVPGSDGVRVPGDDGIQAPGTGGGASGNAMANAPGGMGDGGSGRSGSAMANGPVVNPPQAADNMPTATLPSRSQGGRNTRPYSPNVSRMITVALDPGHGGEDPGAVGAGGTREKDVVLKIARMLKARIDQQPNMRAMLTRDGDFFVPLHVRVEKARRVQADLFVSVHADAWIKPDARGSSVFALSEGGASSSAARWLANKENSADLIGGINIGTQDKQIARVLLDLSTTAQINDSLKLGSAVLDELSNINKLHKAKVEQAGFAVLKAPDIPSILIETAFISNPEEEKRLKDGDYQDTMATAIMQGIQRYFAKNPPLAKNKLT from the coding sequence ATGTCGCGGCGGCGGCTGGTCGCCGGTCTGGCGGCCACCTTGTTCGTGCCCCTGATTCCGACGGCGGCGCGCGCCGCGACGCTGCTGGCCGTCCGGCTGTGGCCCGCGCCTGACTACACGCGCGTCACGCTCGAACTCGACACCGAACTCAAGACCGAACACTTCGTGCTCGCCAACCCGCATCGGCTGGTGGTGGATATCGAAGGCGTCGGCATGAACGCCACCCTGCGGGAACTGGTGTCCAAGGTGCGTCCGGATGATCCGTTCATCTCGGCCTTGCGCGCCGGCCAGAACCGGCCGAACGTCGTGCGACTGGTCATGGACCTGAAGCAGGAAACCGCGCCGCAGGTGTTCACGCTCAAGCCCGTGGGTGATTATCACCATCGGCTGGTGCTGGACCTGTACCCCAAGATTGAACGCGACCCCTTGCTGGCCCTGGCCGACAAGGAAACCGACGATCCGATGGCCCGGATCCTGAAGAACATTGGCAAGGACCCCGACGGCGACGGCATGAAAGTGCCGGGCAGCGATGGTGTCAGGGTACCCGGCGACGACGGCATCCAGGCCCCGGGCACGGGCGGCGGCGCCAGTGGCAACGCCATGGCCAATGCGCCAGGCGGCATGGGCGATGGCGGATCCGGCAGGTCCGGCAGCGCCATGGCCAATGGCCCCGTGGTCAATCCCCCGCAGGCGGCCGACAACATGCCGACGGCGACGCTGCCTTCGCGCTCGCAAGGTGGGCGCAACACGCGGCCGTACTCGCCCAACGTGTCCCGCATGATCACCGTGGCGCTGGACCCCGGCCATGGCGGTGAAGATCCGGGCGCCGTGGGCGCGGGCGGCACGCGCGAAAAAGATGTCGTGTTGAAGATCGCGCGCATGCTCAAGGCCCGCATCGACCAGCAACCCAATATGCGCGCCATGCTGACCCGTGACGGCGACTTTTTCGTGCCGCTGCATGTGCGGGTTGAAAAGGCGCGCCGGGTCCAGGCCGACCTGTTCGTCTCGGTGCATGCCGACGCGTGGATCAAGCCCGATGCCCGCGGATCATCGGTGTTTGCGCTGTCGGAAGGCGGCGCCAGCAGCAGCGCGGCGCGGTGGCTGGCCAACAAGGAAAACTCTGCCGACCTGATCGGCGGGATCAACATCGGCACGCAAGACAAGCAGATCGCCCGCGTGCTGCTGGACCTGTCGACCACGGCGCAGATCAACGACTCGCTCAAGCTGGGCAGCGCGGTGCTGGACGAACTGTCCAACATCAACAAGCTGCACAAAGCCAAGGTCGAACAGGCGGGGTTTGCGGTGCTGAAGGCGCCGGATATCCCGTCCATCTTGATCGAGACCGCCTTTATCAGCAATCCGGAAGAGGAAAAACGGCTGAAGGACGGCGACTACCAGGACACGATGGCCACGGCCATCATGCAGGGGATCCAGCGCTACTTTGCCAAGAATCCTCCGCTGGCAAAGAACAAGCTGACCTGA
- a CDS encoding VTT domain-containing protein — translation MLEFLNMLLHIDKSLGIWIAEYGAWIYLVLFLIIFGETGFVVLPFLPGDSLLFIAGAFAATGAMDLWLLIALLLVAAIGGNTLNYMIGRMIGPKVFSQNIRFLDRKALTKTHAFYEKHGGKTLVLARFLPVVRTFAPFVAGVGYMNFARFQFFNVVGALTWVLLLVFGGYFFGNLPLVREHLNTIVLIGMAAAIVPVVLGGIWKLTSGMRNKGDAPTP, via the coding sequence ATGCTTGAATTTTTGAACATGCTGCTCCACATCGACAAGTCCCTGGGCATCTGGATCGCCGAGTACGGCGCCTGGATCTACCTGGTGCTCTTCCTGATCATTTTCGGGGAGACGGGCTTCGTGGTGCTGCCCTTCCTGCCAGGCGACTCGCTGCTGTTCATTGCCGGGGCGTTTGCCGCCACGGGCGCGATGGACTTGTGGCTGTTGATCGCGCTGCTGCTGGTGGCCGCCATCGGGGGCAACACGCTCAACTACATGATCGGGCGGATGATCGGGCCCAAGGTGTTCTCTCAGAACATACGTTTCCTGGACCGCAAGGCGCTGACCAAGACCCACGCCTTCTACGAGAAACACGGCGGCAAGACGCTGGTCCTGGCGCGCTTCCTGCCAGTGGTGCGCACCTTCGCCCCCTTCGTGGCGGGCGTCGGCTACATGAACTTTGCGCGCTTCCAGTTCTTTAACGTCGTCGGCGCGCTGACCTGGGTGCTGCTGCTGGTGTTCGGTGGCTACTTCTTCGGCAACCTGCCCCTGGTGCGTGAACACCTGAACACCATCGTGCTGATCGGCATGGCCGCCGCCATCGTGCCGGTCGTGCTGGGTGGCATCTGGAAGCTGACGTCGGGCATGCGCAACAAGGGCGACGCGCCCACGCCGTGA